In the Pleurodeles waltl isolate 20211129_DDA chromosome 3_1, aPleWal1.hap1.20221129, whole genome shotgun sequence genome, TTTTTAACAAAGGTTTTGTCATTCAATGAAATTATCCAGgttatcttttatatttttattttgaaatactttttattttaaaaatggtttTAATACTTGCCTTTCCTTGCCATTACAGCACCGTGGATCCTACAGAATAAGAGTTTATGAGAGGGAAAACTTTGGAGGTCAGATGATGGAGTTTTCTGAAGACTGCCCACATGTGTATGAGCAGTTCCGCTACAATGACATCTATTCCTGTAATGTGCAGGATGGGCACTGGGTCTTCTATGAAGAGCCCAACTACAGAGGACGTCAGTACTACTTGAGACCCGGCGAGTACAAGAGATACAGCGACTGGGGAGCCTCAAGCCCCAGAGTTGGTTCTTTCAGGAGAGTTAGAGATCATTAAAAGATACTTCCTTCGCAAAGATAAACATTTACTTGTAACCAATAAATTCATATGCAACATACTTTTGTTATTTGGGGTACTTATTAACATTGAACTGCTACATTTCTTTGAACATTTGATTCTTTGAAGCTAAAGAGAAATCAAACATGTTCACAAGAAGTGTAAATACATTCAAATGTTATATAGCAATATCTCCAATAAGCACCCTCGGTACGCGATTCTAAGTATCAATTTGATCAAAGCAGATTCATGTTTCAAGCCTCAAAACTACAGCACAACACAACTATCTCTATATCATactcatccttcttgacctctaCCGTACCTTTCACATCTTTAACCATATTACTGTTATGAaaacatctagggggtcattccgaccctggcggtcatggaccgccagggccggggacggaggaagcaccgccaacaggctggcggtgcttcaggggcaattctgaccgcggcggtaaagccgcggtcagaaaagggaaaccagcggtttcccgccggttttcccctaccccacggaatcctccacagcggccctgcaagcagcgccgccatggggtttccgtcccccttcccgccagcctgttcctggcggtttacaccgccaggaagaggctggcgggaacgggtgtcgtggggcccctgggggcccctgcagtgcccatgccactggcatgggcactgcaggggccccctaacagggccccattatgattttcagtgtctgcaaagcagacactgaaaatcgcgacgggtgccactgcacccgtcgcacaccagcaactccgccggctccattcggagccggcttcatcgttgctgtggctttcccgctgggcgggcgggcggccttttggcggtcgcccgcctgcccagcaggaaagtcaaaatgaccgccgcggtcatttaaacgcggtacggtcttttggcgggcggcgcccgccgcccgccggggtcggaatgacccccctagtctagtTGTCAATGGCACAGCACTCTCCTGATTCATCACTTAAAGAGATAGTCAAATCTGTGTTATGGTGCCACAAAATTATCATTTCTGCCTCCCTACCAAGGGGCATCATTGAAGAGCTTGTGCTAATAAATACTGCGTGTTGGTTATGTCCAACTATTATAGTCCTTGTCCTCTGACACATATCTCTTTAAAAGAGAGCCAGATGCCTTATCATCAGCCAGTTGGTGGTACTTTACTGCAATATTCTGAACTCCAAAAAATCAGCAGTCCCGTGTAGTGACTATTTACCGACGCATAGAGAACTCGGTTTTCATCACTTGTGATTCAACAACCAAAATAACAGAGTTTGCTGAGGGTTCCCTCTGAAAAGAATTAAATGGACTCCAGAGAATATGCTCAATTTACCAGAAGGTTTCAAAACAATTGTACTAGGTGCCAACGGCATTGATAAAGTTAGCTTTGAATGGGTTTGCTAAGTAGTTGGAACATATGTCATATATTGGATTATTTGTCTGACCCTCCTAAATCAAGGGCCCAAAAAGGCTCAGTGGACAAAAATAAGACATTTTAATGAACGATAGGCTATGAAGAAGCATGTTTTCAATGGTGTACCCCCATATTTTGCCTTAACTGTTTCGGCTGGCTGttcaactctgtgcactttactgctgctaaccagaggtaaagcgcctctcctttcaacatgatgaaattggtataccACTGATTGATATATTTAATTTTACCTATTAGTCTCAAGTATATAGTACAAAATCTACCCATGGCCTGTAATGTAAATGCCACCAGTGGACTGGAgcatccattgtgccacccactacagtgacatcttaaaacacggcttcaggcctaccattataGCCTGACTGAAGCAGTCTTAAACTGCAATTCTATCCGTCAAAATAAACCGTTTTGTCTGGCCAAAATGTTAGTTTATAACATTAATAAGTCACCGCAAATTAGGACTTACTGCCAATgaggcaaggtgcatggtatttaaaagtaggacatgaagaaatgtaggggcatatttatactccgtttgcgccggaattgcgtagtttttttttacgcaattccgacgcaaaactaactccatatttatactttggcgttagacgcgtctagcgccaaagtccatggagtttgcgtcattttttagtgtggacacctactttgcgttaatgaaatgcaaggtaggcgttcacgtctaaaaaatcgactccgaggcatgtgcgtcgtatttatcctcccgggcaaaattcacgcatgggagtgggcgggtcaaaaaaaaatttgtacggccgcttttgtgccgttttttagcacctgcaaaaggcaggcgttaagggacctgtgggctctgaaggagcccagatgtgccctcccatgcccccagggacaccccctgtcacccttgcccaccccaggaggacacccaaggctggagggacccatcccagggacattaaggtaagttcaggtaagtggttttttttggtttttttgtggcataggggggcctgatttgtgcccccctacatgccactatgcccaatgaccatgcccaggggacagaagtgggcatggccattgggcaagggggcatgactcctgtctttgctaagacaggagtcatttcaatgggggttgggagtttaaaaaaatggcgcaaatcgggttgtggtgaaaaaattgcctcaacctgacttgccccatttcttgacggccaagccccatatccccctacgccggagctgcctggtgtacgtagtttttttccacgcacaccaggcagcgccggcggctaacgccggctaacgtcattgattaaatacggcgcccgcatggtgcttcagaatggcgttagccggcgcaaatttttttgacgcaaaactgcgttagcgcagttttgcgtcaaaaagtatgaatatggctcGTAATGTTAAACATCCTTGTTGTGAAGAGACCCCAAAAACAATTTTCAATGTAGCAAGGCTGGCATTTCTATCGGAAACACTGGATTACTATATTATGTTTAATAATGTTAATTTCAGTTAGGAAAcagttaaaaatataataaaagggctatttttaatagttattgaaAATCCAATTCAAAGATAAAATCTATTTTCTATATCTAATAACGagaaggcacttttagaaagttacttttccctgcctaaagcctctagaagcccatttTTTGATGAACTCCAACTACGACCCAGCAGCTGGATAGCACCTTTGTGAAATATAAAAACTGCTCCTTTAGCAGAGACAAAGGCTTGGGTGTGGGCTGGCGTTTCTGTTGCTCCAGAAGGATGGCCATTTGGGCAGTACCCAGGAAGGTGATTAAATCCATAGGCAGAGGTCAGGGCCTTTTTTGTTCCCCCAGCCAAGCAGCATGCTCCAATCTCGGTGGTAAAAACgccccccagaactggtttggaatAACTATAGAGGAGAATTTGCCTCCAATATTTCTCTTTCAATGTGCAGAGCCCATGTGCCCAACCCaaatgttttgccatcttggatttagacagagaggggcactgtgagatGTTTGCTCTAGGGCACCCAGGAAGTGCTAAAAAAGTGAGCAGGATTTTCCCTGGGAACCTTGACATTATTGATTAGGGTGGAAAATAAGAAAACAACTGAAACTGCTGTTTCTGACTGGAGAAAAGCCCTGaagacctgctctccctcttgtatcCAGGTCAAAGAAGTAGACTTTTAGGCCTTGATCTATACTTTTTTACActtaactgcactaatgcagtttaatGTAAAAAAGTATACCACTAGCTAGCGTCATGCCAAGACACAGGCCCGGGGTAATATTTATGGGATGACGTTGGTcagcggtaaggcccggttagcgtcaacatatttgatgctaaccaggtaggggaggcatagggaaaactggaggttgtgcatcaaagaagggCGCTTGTTAGGTGAGAGTCAAGaaaacctgattagcgtcatatttcgacgcacaacccccatgaacatgactcctgtctgagtaaagacaggagtcatgcctcacagcccaatggccatgcccaggggatacatGTATGGGGGCCAAGTTACTCCCCCCATgggattacaaaaaataaaataaaaatactcacccctacttacctgggatgggttccctccatccttaggtgtcttcctggtgggggtgtccctgtggccagggaagggcacctgtgggctctttccatgttctctgaccacggaaataggcccacaggtcccctaacgtctgcccatacccaggcgttaattgATGGCACTatgcaagctacaagaggcctttcctgcagctgccaagctgccaagctgaccagttccaaatggACTTGCCTTTGGAGTCTGCTGACGGCTTCTGCTAGAGTGAATTTTGGCCCTCAAGTGTGTAAGATAGACTCCAGTACTAGGCAGGTAAGTTCAATGGAATATATATTAAGGAGAGCAAGCCCGGAACATCCGCTCACACTACAAGGTTCTCTCCATCTGCTCCAGCCTCTCCTTATGGTTTCCCATTCTAGAATATGCAGTATCCTTTTACCTAGGTACATGTAACTTGGATACCACACCTCCCTCTcgtaaattttttttaaatactttaaccAGATACAATACCAAGTAATTACTTCACACTGTCACTTAGAAATCTGGAATAATTTAACATTGTAACTCGCTAATTACATGTTTACCATAAATCCTGAACACCCCTACTCAGGAAACACAAAAAACGATTACGTATTTACATAAATTCTCCATTGAGAGATAGCAATATAACATCTCATCACAAACTAATTGAATTTCTTTGGTAACATTATCAACCTACCCCCATGCGTTGTTATATAGGTATCCACATTTAATTAATTGATATTATCCTCTGGATTATTGGAGGAACTATTCATATTACATAGACTCTCTGCTCTTGAAGAAGATGTACTAGTATGTTCTGTTGATGTTTCTGTTCCTCCACAAGTATCAGTTACATCATCCCACATCCATTCCATCTGATGTGTATGATCCCCTTCTCTCCTTTTATTAATTTGCAAATCATGAATCCTATTGCACCTAGACATCCTGCTAAAGTGCCATATTTTGTTTTCACTTAACAAAGCAGATTTATTATGAACTTCTATCACTTGTAGTCGGTCTGAAAACTTGCtacatccttttcttttttttgtgacccAACTTTACTCTTACCCAACCGGCTGGTGTTAAGTGCATGTTTTTTATCACAATATGTTTTGTACAATTCTTGCATTTTCATCATGTTCCCTTTTACTACAGAAGGGGACAGTTTGCTGCAATCTTTCCTATCCTTCCATACTAGGTTGTCTTATGTAAACAGTTCTCTCCCTCGTAAAATTCAAAACTGACTATACCCTATTCCTGTGGGAGTAATTCTATATGCCCTGACCGTACTGTTCAACTCCTTTACCCAATCCTTGTCAGCTTTGATAGCTGCTTGTATACTGCCCATTATCACTTTGTTAACGCGTTCTAGAATTCCATTCCCAGCAGGATTGGAAACTGGGATTTTTTTTACCTGTAATCCCATTcctgataaaaaaaaatccatatttcTCAGAATTAAATTGCTATCCATTCTCACTTAAAACATACTTGGAAATGACTTCTTTAAAAATAGTCTTTCTAGAAATCCAATCACAGCTTTAGCCTCAATTTCCTCTATCACCTCAATTCCTAGCCACTTAGAATAATGATCCATAACTACACTTTTATACCTTGGTACACCCCATTTATCTAAAATAGGTCCCAGGGTGGCTATGCTCACCTCTTTCCATGGATGCTCTGGGTACTTCCATTCACCCAAAGATGGTCTAAGCATTGATTGGGTTTTGCCAGAATTGGGACATACTTCGCAGTTCTTTgcaactctttctatttctgtatcaATCCATGGCCACCAATACATAGATTCCACCCTTTTCTTTAGTTTTACAATACTCAAATGACCGTCATGATTTATATCCAATATTCTTAGTCTCAATCCAGAAAGTACTAATCTGTCTCCTCTGAAAATGTATCCTGTTTTACTAAGAGATAATTCTTCTTTGATCTCCCGCAACTTCTTACATTCATCCTGTATTTTGTTTTTATCAGCCCAACCTCTCAAAATGAATTGTTTGATCAAACTCATATTTTCATCTTCTTTGTATTTCGAATCCCACACATCCTTCAGTATAGCACTTTTACTATCCTCAATCATTGCCACACTGTATTCATCCCAGTCTGTTT is a window encoding:
- the LOC138283451 gene encoding gamma-crystallin-3-like, which codes for MGKIIFYEDRNFQGRSYECSTECADLSSYFSRCNSIRVESGNWILYEHPNFRGHQYYLRRGEYPDFQHWMGFNDSIRSCRLTPQHRGSYRIRVYERENFGGQMMEFSEDCPHVYEQFRYNDIYSCNVQDGHWVFYEEPNYRGRQYYLRPGEYKRYSDWGASSPRVGSFRRVRDH